A genome region from Solanum pennellii chromosome 12, SPENNV200 includes the following:
- the LOC107006094 gene encoding BTB/POZ and TAZ domain-containing protein 3-like: MTSPEIDYPRLSSAPESFGECFNIRIEGEESKHTLDSHEDRKSSVYNACNIPKPPPPPSKIYSKSITHDRGHGKSYRVPKETRDTWDKFFKDGYGADVHISTDNGSFILAHSTLLKIASPILGNLVQQSKVKNGIRCIKILRFPHDAVFIFICFLYSACYGERQMKKFVLPLLVLSHSYSVPSLRRVCTRLFEQDRLNPDNVIDGLQLGRNCDAPRLIVVCIRMIVRNFITISSSEGWEVMRRTSPTLEQELLQYVYDADSIT; this comes from the exons ATGACATCGCCTGAAATTGATTATCCCAGGTTATCCTCGGCTCCTGAATCTTTTGGTGAATGCTTTAACATACGAATAGAAGGAGAAGAGTCGAAACACACTTTGGATTCTCATGAAGATCGAAAGTCTTCAGTTTATAATGCATGTAATATCCCAAAGCCTCCACCTCCTCCTAGTAAAATCTATTCGAAATCCATTACTCATGATAGAGGACATGGTAAGTCTTATCGTGTCCCTAAAGAAACTCGAGATACATGGgacaaattttttaaagatgGATATGGAGCAGATGTACATATAAGTACCGATAATGGATCATTTATTCTTGCTCATTCTACTCTTTTG AAGATTGCCTCGCCGATACTGGGTAATCTTGTACAACAATCCAAAGTAAAAAATGGTATCAGATGCATAAAAATTCTTAGGTTTCCCCATGATGCTGTGTTTATATTCATTTGTTTCCTCTACTCAGCCTG TTATGGAGAAAGACAAATGAAGAAGTTTGTTCTTCCTTTGTTAGTCTTATCACATTCTTATTCGGTACCATCACTTAGAAGAGTCTGCACACGCCTTTTCGAGCAGGATCGGTTGAACCCTGATAATGTGATAGATGGGCTTCAGTTGGGAAGGAACTGTGATGCACCACGACTTATAGTGGTTTGTATTCGTATGATAGTGAGGAACTTCATAACCATATCATCCTCCGAGGGATGGGAAGTGATGAGACGTACTAGCCCTACGCTTGAACAAGAACTTCTACAATATGTTTATGATGCAGATTCAATAACATAG